A single genomic interval of Oryza sativa Japonica Group chromosome 7, ASM3414082v1 harbors:
- the LOC4342775 gene encoding amino acid transporter ANT1 isoform X1 has translation MEGAAPLLAARGEEEVVEGRRRGGGGGATSAQTLGNVVVSIVGTGVLGLPYAFRTAGWVAGSLGVAAAGCATLYCMLLLVSCLTTTTTTTTTTTSVDCRDKLEEKESEETYHGHYTYGDLGEKCFGTIGRCLTEILILVSQAGGSVAYLIFIGQNLHSVFSQLMSPAAFIFAILLPMQIALSFIRSLSSLSPFSIFADVCNVLAMAIVIKEDLQLFDHPFANRSAFNGLWAIPFTFGVAVFCFEGFSMTLALESSMAERRKFRWVLSQAVVGIIIVYACFGVCGYLAYGEATKDIITLNLPNSWSSAAVKVGLCIALVFTFPVMMHPIHEIVEERFQSSGCFPKLSHKVRGAEWVGLHSSRIVMVTILSVVASFIPAFGSFISFVGSTVCALLSFVLPTIFHLSIVGSSMSPWRRWGDYGFLLFGLGFAGYGLIRALFSH, from the exons AtggagggggcggcgccgctTCTGGCGGcgcgtggggaggaggaggtggtggaggggaggcggcgcgggggagggggcggggcgACGTCGGCGCAGACGCTGGGGAACGTGGTGGTGTCCATCGTGGGGACCGGGGTGCTCGGCCTCCCCTACGCGTTCCGCACCGCCGGCTGGGTCGCCGGCtcgctcggcgtcgccgccgccggatgcgCCACGCTCTACTGCATGCTCCTCCTCGTGAGTtgcctcaccaccaccaccaccaccaccactactactACTTCA GTTGACTGCAGAGATAAATTGGAAGAGAAAGAATCTGAAGAAACCTACCATGGTCACTATACATATGGTGATTTGGGTGAAAAGTGTTTTGGCACTATAGGTCGATGCTTGACAGAAATCCTCATCCTTGTTTCCCAAGCAGGTGGATCTGTAGCTTATCTAATATTCATTGGCCAAAATCTTCATTCTGTCTTCAGCCAGTTGATGTCACCAGCTGCCTTCATCTTTGCCATTCTCCTGCCTATGCAAATCGCTCTATCATTCATCCGTTCACTATCTTCTCTCTCCCCATTCAGCATATTTGCAGACGTCTGCAATGTTCTTGCTATGGCAATTGTTATCAAAGAGGATCTTCAGCTTTTTGATCACCCATTTGCGAATAGAAGTGCTTTCAATGGACTTTGGGCGATACCATTCACTTTTGGAGTTGCGGTCTTCTGCTTCGAAGGATTCAGTATGACTTTGGCACTAGAATCATCAATGGCAGAACGGAGAAAATTCCGCTGGGTACTTTCTCAAGCAGTTGTCGGTATCATAATTGTCTATGCATGTTTTGGAGTTTGTGGTTACTTAGCCTATGGGGAGGCCACTAAAGACATCATAACACTTAATCTTCCCAATAGTTGGTCTTCTGCTGCCGTTAAG GTTGGTCTTTGCATAGCACTGGTATTCACATTTCCAGTCATGATGCACCCAATCCACGAGATTGTCGAGGAAAGATTCCAATCAAGTGGATGTTTCCCGAAGCTCTCGCACAAGGTTCGCGGGGCTGAATGGGTGGGCCTGCACTCAAGCCGCATCGTCATGGTAACTATCCTGTCTGTGGTGGCATCCTTCATACCTGCGTTCGGGTCCTTCATCTCCTTTGTCGGGAGCACGGTTTGCGCGCTGCTCTCCTTCGTGCTGCCTACGATCTTCCATCTGAGCATTGTGGGTTCCTCGATGAGTCCGTGGCGACGCTGGGGGGACTACGGTTTCCTTCTCTTCGGCCTTGGTTTTGCGGGCTACGGGCTCATTAGGGCTCTCTTCTCACATTGA
- the LOC4342775 gene encoding amino acid transporter ANT1 isoform X2, whose amino-acid sequence MEGAAPLLAARGEEEVVEGRRRGGGGGATSAQTLGNVVVSIVGTGVLGLPYAFRTAGWVAGSLGVAAAGCATLYCMLLLVDCRDKLEEKESEETYHGHYTYGDLGEKCFGTIGRCLTEILILVSQAGGSVAYLIFIGQNLHSVFSQLMSPAAFIFAILLPMQIALSFIRSLSSLSPFSIFADVCNVLAMAIVIKEDLQLFDHPFANRSAFNGLWAIPFTFGVAVFCFEGFSMTLALESSMAERRKFRWVLSQAVVGIIIVYACFGVCGYLAYGEATKDIITLNLPNSWSSAAVKVGLCIALVFTFPVMMHPIHEIVEERFQSSGCFPKLSHKVRGAEWVGLHSSRIVMVTILSVVASFIPAFGSFISFVGSTVCALLSFVLPTIFHLSIVGSSMSPWRRWGDYGFLLFGLGFAGYGLIRALFSH is encoded by the exons AtggagggggcggcgccgctTCTGGCGGcgcgtggggaggaggaggtggtggaggggaggcggcgcgggggagggggcggggcgACGTCGGCGCAGACGCTGGGGAACGTGGTGGTGTCCATCGTGGGGACCGGGGTGCTCGGCCTCCCCTACGCGTTCCGCACCGCCGGCTGGGTCGCCGGCtcgctcggcgtcgccgccgccggatgcgCCACGCTCTACTGCATGCTCCTCCTC GTTGACTGCAGAGATAAATTGGAAGAGAAAGAATCTGAAGAAACCTACCATGGTCACTATACATATGGTGATTTGGGTGAAAAGTGTTTTGGCACTATAGGTCGATGCTTGACAGAAATCCTCATCCTTGTTTCCCAAGCAGGTGGATCTGTAGCTTATCTAATATTCATTGGCCAAAATCTTCATTCTGTCTTCAGCCAGTTGATGTCACCAGCTGCCTTCATCTTTGCCATTCTCCTGCCTATGCAAATCGCTCTATCATTCATCCGTTCACTATCTTCTCTCTCCCCATTCAGCATATTTGCAGACGTCTGCAATGTTCTTGCTATGGCAATTGTTATCAAAGAGGATCTTCAGCTTTTTGATCACCCATTTGCGAATAGAAGTGCTTTCAATGGACTTTGGGCGATACCATTCACTTTTGGAGTTGCGGTCTTCTGCTTCGAAGGATTCAGTATGACTTTGGCACTAGAATCATCAATGGCAGAACGGAGAAAATTCCGCTGGGTACTTTCTCAAGCAGTTGTCGGTATCATAATTGTCTATGCATGTTTTGGAGTTTGTGGTTACTTAGCCTATGGGGAGGCCACTAAAGACATCATAACACTTAATCTTCCCAATAGTTGGTCTTCTGCTGCCGTTAAG GTTGGTCTTTGCATAGCACTGGTATTCACATTTCCAGTCATGATGCACCCAATCCACGAGATTGTCGAGGAAAGATTCCAATCAAGTGGATGTTTCCCGAAGCTCTCGCACAAGGTTCGCGGGGCTGAATGGGTGGGCCTGCACTCAAGCCGCATCGTCATGGTAACTATCCTGTCTGTGGTGGCATCCTTCATACCTGCGTTCGGGTCCTTCATCTCCTTTGTCGGGAGCACGGTTTGCGCGCTGCTCTCCTTCGTGCTGCCTACGATCTTCCATCTGAGCATTGTGGGTTCCTCGATGAGTCCGTGGCGACGCTGGGGGGACTACGGTTTCCTTCTCTTCGGCCTTGGTTTTGCGGGCTACGGGCTCATTAGGGCTCTCTTCTCACATTGA
- the LOC4342776 gene encoding cyclin-P4-1-like: protein MAAAATTTVEVSDDGDHPVLRDDERGIPRSLSLLAAIVEADAARHAAAATRPAESDLVRAFRGGATPTVAIGEFLERIHAFVRLESVRHDIRLQATCYVLAGIYLTRFLGSAAAVEAGIRVDPSTAHRLVAAAVFVGAKFGNTSDMLPTRWTSVFETSSDAAIHAGEMAGLERRFLRAVDYRLFVRSDRFGWFCGAMEQALHRSVSRSRKRTAAEAVGGEEGEDERRRRRRHSIVGAFLPPLPAVAAN from the coding sequence atggccgccgccgccaccaccaccgtggAGGTCTCGGACGACGGCGACCACCCCGTCCTCCGCGACGACGAGCGGGGGATCCCtcgatccctctccctcctcgccgcgatCGTGGAGGccgacgccgcccgccacgccgccgccgccacacggCCCGCCGAgtccgacctcgtccgcgccttccgcggcggcgcgacgcccaCCGTCGCGATCGGGGAGTTCCTGGAGCGGATCCACGCCTTCGTCCGGCTGGAGAGCGTCCGCCACGACATCCGGCTCCAGGCCACGTGCTACGTCCTCGCCGGGATCTACCTCACCCGGTTCTTGgggagcgccgccgcggtggaggCCGGGATCCGCGTCGACCCGTCCACGGCgcaccgcctcgtcgccgcaGCGGTCTTCGTGGGCGCCAAGTTCGGGAACACCAGCGACATGCTCCCGACGAGGTGGACCTCCGTGTTCGAGACGAGCTCCGACGCGGCGATCCACGCGGGGGAGATGGCCGGGCTCGAGCGGCGCTTCCTGCGCGCCGTGGACTACCGCCTGTTCGTCCGCAGCGACAGGTTCGGGTGGTTCTGCGGCGCCATGGAGCAGGCGCTGCATCGGAGCGTGAGCCGCAGCAggaagaggacggcggcggaagcagtggggggagaagaaggggaggacgagcgccgccgccgccgccgccacagcatCGTCGGGGCTTTCCTGCCGCCGctcccagccgtcgccgccaATTAG
- the LOC4342778 gene encoding uncharacterized protein: MASAVAPDIWHWTRSLPNPKHWRGKSYYLQICNSPSTNQSLNLIISWHSETQSFNLSYSICAEHHDPVSLWSSHYSRLKSVNGSDFAIHFFHDIICGVLRYGPYSNKMSPFRLPNVQVSEDTGKIFNLAALTLALMVCIYEAPSTLRRDLIGTVSAQLIRGDMWGAAKKLMLAMGSDMEEQWMRSLNLAVTNWIIETRRSGGTPVSPFTVFSYAVSAIRLWKVELYCPVVAMIMEHPAHQTKDEKLQFSLNYQHLEAVIQFIYRVTFRENWIDVTVNVDNIRCDLIQLVSETLMAKQGYGSDEKHFPSRISLQLTPLVQTDILSLTVSRSTDNPAQEVDTEMGLDATLSAAPATIGITMSAHETVTRTLRPWKFEHSVHGNTAALNWFLHGGAEGREVFSSEPHKRELLQPRSWFRNRYTNPGRPFTRGGGVIFAGDEYGESVCWRMPAAAAGKTVEWEMKGRIWVTYWPNKKRTLHVETRRVEFRELLRLTIRE; encoded by the exons ATGGCTTCTGCCGTTGCTCCTGACATCTGGCACTGGACCAGAAGCCTCCCCAACCCCAAGCACTGGAGGGGAAAATCCTACTATCTTCAAATCTGCAACTCTCCATCAACAAACCAGTCTCTGAACCTCATCATCAGCTGGCACTCTGAAACCCAATCCTTCAATCTGTCTTACTCCATCTGTGCTGAACACCATGATCCAGTCTCACTCTGGAGCTCCCATTATTCCAGATTGAAATCTGTTAATGGCTCAGATTTTGCCATCCATTTCTTCCACGATATCATCTGCGGGGTCCTCAGGTATGGCCCTTACTCCAACAAGATGTCACCCTTCAGGCTGCCAAATGTTCAGGTATCTGAAGATACAGGCAAAATCTTCAACCTGGCAGCACTCACTCTTGCACTCATGGTCTGCATCTACGAAGCTCCGTCCACCCTCCGACGAGACCTCATCGGCACGGTCAGTGCGCAGCTGATACGCGGCGACATGTGGGGTGCTGCGAAGAAGCTGATGCTTGCCATGGGGTCAGACATGGAGGAGCAGTGGATGCGGTCACTGAACCTCGCCGTCACCAACTGGATCATAGAGACTCGCCGGTCAGGTGGCACGCCGGTGTCGCCTTTCACGGTCTTCTCCTACGCTGTCTCGGCGATCAGGCTGTGGAAGGTGGAGCTGTACTGCCCAGTGGTCGCCATGATCATGGAGCACCCGGCTCATCAGACGAAAGATGAGAAGCTGCAGTTCTCGCTGAACTACCAGCATCTGGAGGCCGTGATCCAGTTCATCTACAGAGTCACCTTCAGGGAGAACTGGATCGACGTCACCGTCAACGTCGACAACATAAG GTGCGACCTGATCCAGCTGGTGTCGGAGACGCTGATGGCGAAGCAGGGCTACGGCTCCGACGAGAAGCACTTCCCGTCGCGGATATCACTGCAGCTGACGCCGCTGGTGCAGACGGACATCCTCTCCCTGACAGTGAGCCGGTCGACGGACAACCCCGCCCAGGAGGTCGACACAGAGATGGGCCTCGACGCGACGCTCAGCGCAGCACCGGCGACCATCGGCATCACCATGTCGGCGCACGAGACGGTGACGAGGACACTCCGGCCATGGAAGTTCGAGCACTCGGTGCACGGCAACACGGCGGCGCTGAACTGGTTCCtgcacggcggcgcggagggcagGGAGGTGTTCTCCAGCGAGCCGCACAAGCGGGAGCTGCTCCAGCCGCGGTCATGGTTCAGGAACCGGTACACCAACCCGGGCAGGCCGTTCACCAGGGGCGGCGGCGTGATCTTCGCCGGCGATGAGTACGGCGAGAGCGTTTGCTGGAGGatgcccgccgcggcggcgggcaagACGGTGGAGTGGGAGATGAAGGGGAGGATATGGGTGACGTACTGGCCAAACAAGAAGAGGACGCTGCATGTTGAGACCAGGAGGGTCGAGTTCAGAGAGCTACTGCGTCTCACCATCAGAGAGTAG